One window of the Nicotiana tabacum cultivar K326 chromosome 4, ASM71507v2, whole genome shotgun sequence genome contains the following:
- the LOC107795232 gene encoding uncharacterized protein LOC107795232 produces MSDPYEKVKGGRLTFKGGAVASRSKAIDKKKKKKKKNKSIDDVVSDEPLTGDAAVAATEQDADAAPDDIYTIDAAKRRKYDELFPIEARKFGYDPNAKVKSVEDALDDRVKKKADRYCK; encoded by the coding sequence ATGTCGGACCCGTACGAGAAAGTGAAAGGAGGTCGGTTAACCTTCAAGGGAGGCGCAGTAGCTAGCCGCAGCAAAGCAATcgacaagaagaagaagaagaaaaagaagaacaagtCCATCGACGACGTCGTTTCCGACGAGCCTTTGACCGGTGACGCCGCCGTCGCCGCTACTGAACAAGATGCTGATGCTGCTCCCGATGATATTTATACGATTGACGCCGCTAAGCGTAGGAAATACGATGAGTTGTTCCCGATCGAGGCCAGGAAATTCGGGTACGACCCGAATGCAAAAGTCAAGTCCGTTGAAGATGCCCTTGATGACCGGGTCAAGAAGAAAGCTGACCGTTACTGTAAATGA
- the LOC107795231 gene encoding putative receptor-like protein kinase At3g47110, which produces MPWYLVVYFVSYIPCTSASIPKTFLRAIISCSLTFSRMDVFSATFNLHTFLSIHVALFLFLFFSQYAAAATLLGNETDKLALLGFKSEITEDPSGVLASWNDSVNFCLWTGVRCGLRQERVISLNLKGLSLAGPVSAHLGNLSLLNSLDLAENSFHDQIPRQLSKLTRLQNLNLSFNYLGGEIPVNLSHCVNLKNLVLDHNNLVGHIPAEVGSLTRLVKLYLKNNNLTGVFPGSIGNLTSLQELYLSFNNLEGELPASLARLTKLRQLGLSVNRLSGEFPPPLYNLSSLELIALSHNNFSGNLRSDLGHYFPNLQKLYLAECQFIGSIPSSLANASKLLQLDFPVNNFTGNVPKSFGNLGNLLWLNVGSNHLGYGADDDLNFVSSLTNCSSLLTLHFGDNQYGGTLPHAIANLSSQLQRLILNGNRIDGSIPKEISNLVNLNLLDMSYNNLTGGIPDSIGRLTNLGSLNLGNNLLMKGVIPSSLGNLTKLVYLYLGYNGLEGNIPSTLGNCNQLLRLDIAENNLTGTIPQELIALSSLTKIYAYYNSFTGPLPVYIGNWSQLTYLDFSYNNFSGMIPRTLGKCLALGDIYMKGNSLQGTIPNLEDLQDLQFLDLSLNNLSGPIPQFIANLTSLLSFNLSFNNLEGEVPVTGIFSNVTADVFVGNSKLCGGIQELHLPPCVYQETPKTRKKHVLALKFILIIVFVASLSILTLLVVFLCLRRNLKKDQPADRPKSANFYPNISYEGLRNATGGFSSENLIGSGSFGTVYKGSLASDGAVVAVKVLNLQHQGASKSFIAECQALRNIRHRNLVKVITACSGSDFKGNEFKALVFEFMQNGSLEEWLHPKAETQRSSLTILQRIHIILDAASALHYLHHQCQTPMIHCDIKPQNILLDEDLTAHLGDFGLVRLVPGFSIEPNLHQFSSFGVMGTIGYAAPEYGMGGKVSILGDMYSFGILILEIFTGRRPTDTLFQESSSLHHFVETALPDSEMEILDKTALNGDIMPKPTNGEEYWASMKKEQMECLVRILDIGVACSAESPRDRLTMRQVYSKLTQIRQDFLGAEDVTRRLRP; this is translated from the exons ATGCCGTGGTACCTTGTTGTCTATTTTGTGTCTTATATACCATGCACTAGTGCTTCAATACCAAAAACATTTCTCAGAGCTATCATCTCTTGCTCCTTGACATTTTCCAGAATGGATGTTTTTTCCGCGACTTTTAATCTCCACACCTTCTTGTCTATCCATGTTGCACTGTTCTTATTCTTATTTTTCTCCCAATATGCTGCAGCTGCTACATTACTTGGCAATGAAACTGACAAACTTGCCTTACTCGGGTTCAAGTCCGAAATAACTGAAGATCCATCAGGAGTTTTGGCCTCTTGGAACGATTCTGTTAATTTCTGTCTATGGACTGGAGTAAGATGTGGCCTTAGACAGGAAAGAGTCATTAGCTTGAATCTAAAAGGGCTAAGCTTGGCAGGTCCAGTCTCAGCTCATCTCGGAAATCTTTCCTTGCTCAATTCTCTTGACCTTGCAGAAAATTCCTTCCATGATCAAATTCCTCGACAACTCAGCAAGCTGACAAGGCTTCAAAACCTGAATTTGAGTTTTAACTATCTAGGAGGGGAAATTCCAGTTAATCTATCACATTGTGTTAACCTCAAGAATCTTGTCCTCGACCACAACAATCTTGTGGGACATATTCCTGCCGAAGTTGGATCATTAACCAGGTTAGTGAAATTGTATCTCAAAAATAACAACCTGACAGGAGTCTTTCCAGGTTCTATTGGAAACCTTACATCTTTACAAGAATTGTATTTATCGTTCAACAATCTAGAGGGAGAATTACCAGCTTCTCTAGCTCGATTGACCAAGTTGAGACAACTTGGATTGTCAGTAAATAGGTTATCCGGGGAGTTCCCTCCTCCGTTATACAATTTGTCATCCCTGGAATTAATAGCGCTTTCCCATAACAACTTTTCTGGTAATCTCAGATCCGATTTAGGCCATTACTTCCCTAACCTCCAAAAACTTTACTTGGCAGAATGTCAATTTATTGGTTCCATACCATCCTCTTTGGCTAATGCTTCGAAATTGCTACAGCTTGATTTTCCTGTAAACAATTTCACTGGAAATGTACCTAAGAGTTTCGGTAACTTGGGAAATTTGCTGTGGCTCAATGTTGGGAGTAACCATCTCGGATATGGTGCGGACGATGACCTCAACTTTGTAAGTTCTCTTACCAATTGCAGCAGTCTACTGACGCTCCATTTTGGAGACAACCAGTATGGAGGTACATTACCCCATGCAATAGCCAATCTTTCTAGTCAGTTACAACGCCTAATTCTCAACGGAAATAGAATTGATGGAAGCATACCCAAAGAGATCTCAAACCTGGTAAACTTGAATCTACTTGACATGAGTTATAACAATCTTACAGGTGGCATTCCAGATTCTATTGGAAGACTTACAAACTTGGGAAGTCTCAACTTGGGTAACAATCTCTTGATGAAAGGGGTCATCCCTTCTTCACTAGGAAATCTCACTAAACTCGTGTATCTTTATTTGGGGTATAACGGATTAGAGGGTAACATACCTTCAACCTTGGGAAACTGTAACCAACTGCTAAGATTGGACATTGCTGAAAACAATCTGACTGGAACTATACCACAGGAACTTATTGCTCTCTCATCCCTCACAAAAATTTATGCATATTATAACTCTTTTACTGGTCCGTTGCCAGTGTACATTGGTAACTGGAGTCAACTTACTTATCTTGATTTTTCCTACAACAACTTTTCGGGTATGATTCCACGAACTCTGGGAAAATGCTTGGCCTTGGGGGACATCTATATGAAGGGAAACTCCCTCCAAGGGACCATTCCCAATTTAGAAGATTTACAGGATCTCCAGTTCTTAGATCTTTCCCTCAACAACCTATCAGGGCCAATCCCTCAATTCATTGCAAATCTTACTTCCTTACTCTCCTTTAACTTATCTTTTAACAATCTAGAGGGCGAGGTTCCTGTCACCGGAATATTTTCAAATGTGACTGCAGATGTATTTGTCGGGAACTCCAAGCTTTGTGGTGGGATTCAAGAGCTGCATTTACCACCTTGTGTTTATCAAGAAACTCCAAAAACACGGAAGAAGCATGTACTTGCCCTCAAGTTTATATTGATCATTGTTTTTGTTGCTTCACTTTCTATCCTGACCTTGTTAGTAGTTTTCCTTTGTTTGAGAAGAAATTTGAAAAAAGATCAACCAGCTGATAGACCTAAATCTGCGAACTTCTATCCCAATATTTCTTACGAAGGGCTCCGCAATGCAACTGGTGGATTTTCTTCTGAAAATCTGATTGGCTCTGGCAGCTTCGGAACTGTTTACAAGGGATCTTTGGCCTCTGATGGGGCGGTCGTTGCTGTCAAGGTACTCAATCTCCAGCATCAAGGTGCTTCTAAAAGCTTCATAGCAGAATGCCAAGCATTGAGAAACATTAGGCACCGGAACCTTGTTAAAGTCATCACAGCATGCTCTGGTTCTGATTTTAAGGGAAACGAGTTTAAAGCGTTGGTGTTTGAGTTCATGCAGAACGGGAGCTTGGAAGAGTGGCTGCATCCAAAGGCAGAGACACAAAGGAGCAGCTTGACAATTCTTCAGAGAATACATATTATACTAGATGCAGCTTCTGCACTGCATTATCTTCATCATCAGTGCCAAACACCCATGATTCACTGTGATATAAAACCACAGAACATTCTTCTTGATGAAGATCTCACAGCTCATCTTGGAGATTTTGGTTTGGTTAGACTCGTTCCTGGATTCAGTATAGAACCCAATCTACATCAGTTTAGCTCATTTGGAGTTATGGGAACCATTGGCTATGCAGCTCCAG AATACGGCATGGGTGGTAAGGTCTCCATTTTAGGAGATATGTACAGTTTTGGAATCCTAATATTGGAGATATTCACTGGAAGAAGACCCACAGACACTTTGTTCCAAGAAAGCTCTAGTCTCCATCACTTTGTGGAAACAGCATTACCAGATAGCGAAATGGAGATTCTAGACAAAACAGCTCTAAATGGTGACAtaatgccgaaaccaaccaatgGAGAAGAATATTGGGCCAGTATGAAGAAAGAACAGATGGAATGCTTGGTTCGCATACTTGACATTGGAGTTGCATGTTCAGCTGAATCCCCAAGAGACAGATTGACCATGAGACAAGTTTACAGTAAGTTGACACAAATCAGACAAGATTTTCTAGGAGCAGAAGATGTGACGAGGCGATTGAGGCCATAG